In Brevibacillus marinus, the genomic window ATTTGCGGGCGTTTTCCGCCAACCCCTCTGCCAAGCGGGCGGAGCGCGCCTCCAGTTGTTCGTAGACGCCCGGTTTGCACAACTCTCGCAGGGTGGTGAGCCCGGCGGCCATGGCCAGCGGATTGCCCGACAGGGTACCCGCCTGGTAGATGGGGCCAGCCGGCGCGATCATTTCCATAATCTCCCGCCGGCCGCCGAATGCGCCGACCGGCAGCCCGCCGCCGATCACCTTGCCCATCGTCGTCAAGTCGGGAGTGATCCCGTACAGCTGCTGCGCCCCGCCAAGCGCGACGCGGAAACCGGTCATCACCTCATCGAAGATCAGCAAACTGCCGTACTGCTGCGTAATCTCCCGCAACCCCTCGAGAAAACCGGGCAGCGGCGGAACGACCCCCATGTTGCCGGCAACCGGCTCGACGATCACCGCGGCCAAATCGTCGCCATACTGCGCAAACGCCCGCTTCACGCTGTCCAAATCGTTATAAGGAACGATAATCGTATGTGCGGCCGTCGCTTCCGGCACCCCCGGACTGTCCGGCAGGCCCAGCGTGGTGACGCCGGACCCCGCCTTGATCAGCAGGCCGTCCGCGTGACCGTGGTAACAGCCGGCGAACTTGATGATTTTATTGCGGCGCGTATAGCCGCGCGCCAGGCGCAGCGCGCTCATCGTCGCCTCCGTGCCGGAATTGACCATCCGCACCACTTCCACCGACGGCACCAGCTCACAAACCAGTTTGGCCATCTCCGTCTCGCGCGCGGTGGGAGCGCCAAAACTGGTGCCCGACACGGCCGCTTCCTGGATCGCCGCGAGCACGCGCGGATGGGCATGGCCGAGAATCAGCGGCCCCCATGAACCGATGTAGTCGATGTAGGTATTTCCGTCCACGTCGGTGATGCGGGAACCTTCTCCCTGCTTGATAAACAGCGGATTGCCGCCCACGCTTTGGAAGGCCCGCACCGGACTGTTCACGCCGCCGGGGATATACTGCTTCGCTTCTGCAAACAACTCGATTGATCGCCGGATCGATCGGGTCATCGTCGCTGTCACCTCAACTTTTTGCGTCCAAACTAGGGGAAAAAGCGCCTGTTTGCAAGCAGAACAAACAAGCGCTCCTCTGCTGCGGCCGTCCCTCTGGCGTCCAAGCGCGGTTATTCCGCTTTTTCCAGGTTGAGACGCTCGATCACATCTGCTTCCCACTCATAAATCTCAGGGGTAAAGTAGGAGACGCGGGTTTTCTTGTACTCCTTGGTCGAGTACAGGGTAATCCGGTCGGTAATCCCCGTCTCGTCCTCGATGGCCTGCAGAACCGCCTCACACTCTTCCTTGTCCCGGCCGTGCACCATGGTAAAGATGTTGTATTTCCAGTCCGGATAGGTGGGGCGCAGATAGCAGTGGCTGACAGCGCGGAACGAACCCATTTTGTAGCCGATTTCTTCCGCCTTCTCTGCCGGGACGTTCCAGACGCCCATGCCGTTGGCGCGGAACCCCGCCTTGCGGTGGTTCAACACTGCGGAAAAACGCCGCATCTTGTTGTCCGCCACCAGCTTTTGGGCGTATGCCAGCAGTTCTTCTGTCGTCATGTTCAGATTCTCCGCCCATTCGTCAAAGGGACGGGAGACGAGCGGCAGGTCTTTCTGCAGTTCGCGAATGACGGCGATGTCCTGCTCGCTCAGCTGTTTTTGCAGCGCCGCCTTGCGCATCTCCTCGGTATAGGTGGGGGCCGCTTTATCGTCCGCTTTCGCCTCTTTTTTCACGTCGAGCTGCACGCCGATCTTGAACAGCTTCAACGTCGGCAGGATGCGAATCGACTCCACGTCCGCCAGCTGTCCGAGAATCTCCACCGTTTTTTCCAGTCCGAGCCGGCTGTTGGGCGGCACGGCGATCGTGAACCAGAGATTGAAGTCGTGGTTGCGCTTGTAGTTGTGGGTGATGCCGGGATGCTGGTTAAACACCTTCAGCGCCACTTCATCCAGCCGATCGGGGGCAATCCGCGCCGCCACCAGGCTCGATTGGTAACCGAGCGCCTTCGTGTCGAAAATGGCGGAAATCTGCCGGACCTGATCCCCTTTCATCTTGCGCAGCCGGGTCAACACCGTCTCTTCGTCCGTCCCCAACTGCTCGGCCATCGCCTGAAACGGCTGGGGAAC contains:
- the hemL gene encoding glutamate-1-semialdehyde 2,1-aminomutase → MTRSIRRSIELFAEAKQYIPGGVNSPVRAFQSVGGNPLFIKQGEGSRITDVDGNTYIDYIGSWGPLILGHAHPRVLAAIQEAAVSGTSFGAPTARETEMAKLVCELVPSVEVVRMVNSGTEATMSALRLARGYTRRNKIIKFAGCYHGHADGLLIKAGSGVTTLGLPDSPGVPEATAAHTIIVPYNDLDSVKRAFAQYGDDLAAVIVEPVAGNMGVVPPLPGFLEGLREITQQYGSLLIFDEVMTGFRVALGGAQQLYGITPDLTTMGKVIGGGLPVGAFGGRREIMEMIAPAGPIYQAGTLSGNPLAMAAGLTTLRELCKPGVYEQLEARSARLAEGLAENARKLGIPHTVNRVGSMVCLFFTDTPVVDFATAKTADVKRFSAYFHNLLEEGVMIPPSQFEGMFVSLAHSEEDIEQTIAASYNAMKRL
- a CDS encoding AsnC family transcriptional regulator encodes the protein MTTEVLDALDKEILDVIQKEIPFVPQPFQAMAEQLGTDEETVLTRLRKMKGDQVRQISAIFDTKALGYQSSLVAARIAPDRLDEVALKVFNQHPGITHNYKRNHDFNLWFTIAVPPNSRLGLEKTVEILGQLADVESIRILPTLKLFKIGVQLDVKKEAKADDKAAPTYTEEMRKAALQKQLSEQDIAVIRELQKDLPLVSRPFDEWAENLNMTTEELLAYAQKLVADNKMRRFSAVLNHRKAGFRANGMGVWNVPAEKAEEIGYKMGSFRAVSHCYLRPTYPDWKYNIFTMVHGRDKEECEAVLQAIEDETGITDRITLYSTKEYKKTRVSYFTPEIYEWEADVIERLNLEKAE